In one window of Carassius auratus strain Wakin chromosome 28, ASM336829v1, whole genome shotgun sequence DNA:
- the LOC113047167 gene encoding membrane primary amine oxidase-like has protein sequence MNSLLKYLLILLGLISVIINIVLICLNSNRLPKCMSQQRQESLQVTHSDKSLVFADLTAEEYKSVRDYMWAEEELKISHSLTAKTSENFLFLIDLLLPRKADVLRYLDSSGPKPAREASVVVFYGEHGYLKEYVVGPLSGRLQHRDVTQEKYNTSQLPFTARTVTIGEYVQLFTLLNQVFKKLEKPLSESFGYIPQKRQLLPFEGMPRGIKAGDRKTWISFFRDYSGMYIHPVGFEMLINHESSNSSKWTVDRLLYNGQYFNTINEFMSKYEAGGLKKIVYKEIPNHASLKPRKKPSGLGPQQYYLKGKRFSVKNNQVIYLDWSFAFGLSSLTGMRVFDVRFKGERIAYELSVQEAMSVYGSVTPGMILTKFLDSSIGIGRFAHELVRGVDCPYAATYVDTYRYIDTNVAQRFRNSICVFEHDIGRPLRRHFSDFFHNGYGGMANSALVFRTITAIGNYDYIWDFIFYQSGSVEARVHATGYISSSFTDDGNLQYGHQVAKNVLGNIHTHFINFKVDLDIVGVKNIFQTKDMVYKEVPLPWMPSEKAKIPQLVEKQIKTEQEAAMRHGAKTPRYLHIASNQTNRWGHHRSYRLQVVSFAGDHLPESESTERSMSWARYKVAITKHKDAEQTSSSLYSQNYMWSPFVDFSKYIEDNETIVNEDLVAWVTAGFLHIPHAEDIPNTVTVGNGGGVILRPHNYFNEDPSINSPDGVYFGPGSESDCQYNKMACLEKDQCSSTLEPFTYHGFEGVMKFE, from the exons ATGAATTCTCTCTTAAAATACTTACTAATACTTCTGGGACTGATCTCAGTGATCATCAACATCGTGTTGATATGCTTAAATTCAAATAGGCTTCCAAAATGTATGTCCCAGCAGCGGCAAGAGTCCCTACAAGTGACACACTCTGATAAAAGTCTGGTTTTTGCGGATCTTACAGCAGAGGAGTACAAGTCTGTTCGCGACTACATGTGGGCCGAAGAAGAATTAAAGATCTCCCATTCGTTAACGGCAAAGACTTCGGAGAATTTCCTATTTTTAATTGACCTCCTGCTCCCGAGGAAGGCAGATGTGCTGCGCTACTTGGACTCCAGCGGACCGAAGCCCGCACGCGAAGCGAGCGTCGTTGTGTTCTATGGCGAGCACGGTTACCTGAAGGAGTACGTGGTGGGACCGTTATCTGGTCGACTGCAGCATCGTGATGTGACTCAGGAGAAGTACAATACTTCGCAGTTACCCTTCACAGCCCGCACGGTGACAATCGGAGAGTATGTGCAGCTCTTCACGCTCCTCAATCAAGTTTTCAAAAAACTTGAAAAACCTCTGAGTGAAAGTTTTGGTTATATCCCCCAAAAAAGGCAGCTGCTGCCGTTTGAAGGCATGCCGAGGGGCATCAAAGCTGGTGACCGTAAGACCTGGATCTCTTTTTTCCGCGATTACAGTGGCATGTACATCCATCCCGTGGGCTTCGAGATGCTGATCAATCACGAAAGCAGCAACTCGTCCAAATGGACTGTTGACAGGTTGTTGTACAACGGTCAATACTTTAACACCATTAATGAATTTATGTCAAAATACGAAGCTGGTGGTTTAAAAAAGATAGTCTACAAAGAAATCCCAAATCACGCTTCGCTGAAGCCAAGGAAGAAGCCTTCTGGTTTAGGACCACAGCAGTATTACCTTAAAGGGAAACGTTTCAGCGTTAAAAACAACCAGGTGATTTATCTGGACTGGAGCTTCGCGTTTGGCTTGAGCTCTCTGACTGGGATGCGAGTGTTTGATGTTCGGTTTAAAGGAGAAAGGATTGCGTACGAGCTCAGCGTGCAGGAGGCGATGTCTGTCTACGGCTCTGTCACGCCTGGGATGATCCTCACGAAGTTCCTGGACTCAAGTATCGGGATCGGTCGCTTCGCTCACGAGCTCGTGCGTGGGGTCGACTGTCCATACGCTGCCACCTATGTAGACACGTACCGCTATATTGACACCAACGTCGCGCAGCGTTTCAGAAACTCCATCTGTGTTTTTGAACATGACATTGGGCGACCTCTGCGGCGACACTTCTCCGATTTCTTTCATAACGGGTATGGCGGGATGGCAAACAGCGCTCTGGTGTTCCGCACTATCACTGCTATAGGGAACTATGATTACATATGGGACTTTATATTCTATCAAAGCGGCTCCGTGGAAGCGAGAGTTCACGCCACTGGCTACATATCATCCTCCTTCACGGATGATGGGAATCTGCAGTACGGCCACCAGGTTGCAAAGAATGTCCTTGGAAATATCCACACCCATTTTATCAATTTTAAAGTCGACCTGGATATTGTAG GTGTGAAGAATATATTTCAGACTAAAGACATGGTGTATAAGGAAGTGCCATTACCTTGGATGCCCTCAGAGAAAGCAAAGATACCACAACTGGTGGAGAAGCAAATCAAGACAGAACAAGAAGCAGCGATGCGTCATGGTGCCAAAACCCCCCGTTACCTTCATATAGCCAGTAATCAGACTAATCGCTGGGGCCACCATCGCTCTTACAGGCTTCAGGTGGTGAGCTTTGCTGGAGATCACCTCCCTGAAAGTGAGTCCACAGAGAGGTCAATGTCCTGGGCTCG gTATAAAGTTGCTATAACCAAGCATAAAGATGCAGAGCAGACTAGTAGCAGTCTGTACAGTCAGAATTACATGTGGTCTCCATTTGTTGACTTCAGCAAATATATCGAAGATAATGAGACGATCGTCAATGAG GATTTGGTAGCGTGGGTGACCGCAGGTTTCCTACACATTCCGCATGCAGAAGACATCCCCAACACGGTTACTGTAGGCAATGGGGGCGGCGTCATCCTTAGGCCGCATAACTATTTCAATGAAGATCCATCCATCAACTCACCTGATGGAGTGTATTTTGGGCCAGGCTCTGAGAGTGACTGTCAGTACAATAAAATGGCGTGTCTGGAAAAGGATCAATGCAGTTCCACACTGGAGCCGTTCACTTACCACGGCTTTGAAGGTGTTATGAAGTTTGAATAG